Proteins encoded within one genomic window of Bermanella sp. WJH001:
- a CDS encoding outer membrane protein transport protein, whose translation MNTSFLLRPLCLGSALTAAVLSVSSAHASMGNIATTYGLLPQDMATSQSFSLFSDQVSASYYNPASLALSERGELTFGFLQATPSLEVTSNGGANPPQRSGTVLESNQTETVLFGMKTNLTSLTKFKTPVYLALMAGVEKYGLEMLAFESNSSQEGQFMQYGQKPLFLSVSAAANVMPGFHLGAGVRVTLHAKANMVLESDLAGNTNSEELEVNAEPVFIPLIGAYFDVDELLCGDAKDCLWQGLDLAISYRGESDTQTKVNANATIPGTIPDPGLPLVVNTLDAYQPMIISIGARYQLTPSWQLATTIEYQNWAELENKLKDDTIKDQASLTFSDAIVPRFGARYEYSNNTHLLMGLSYEESVLDDGLSPDVNVFDNDRFILGAGISHVYGDTKFLAFPLRVDAAYQYHHLVERDFVLSSDEVVTSPYESVTASGNAHVVSLSFSMMF comes from the coding sequence ATGAACACATCTTTTCTATTGCGACCATTATGTCTTGGCAGCGCTTTAACCGCGGCTGTTTTATCAGTAAGCAGTGCCCATGCAAGTATGGGAAACATTGCAACCACTTATGGCTTGTTACCGCAAGACATGGCTACTTCACAATCTTTTTCGTTATTCAGTGATCAAGTCAGTGCTTCTTACTACAACCCAGCTAGTTTAGCCTTGAGCGAAAGAGGCGAGCTGACATTTGGTTTTTTACAAGCCACACCCAGTTTAGAAGTCACATCAAATGGTGGGGCAAACCCGCCTCAACGCAGTGGCACCGTCTTAGAATCAAACCAAACAGAAACCGTATTGTTTGGTATGAAAACGAATTTAACCAGCCTTACAAAATTTAAAACCCCTGTGTATTTAGCACTTATGGCGGGCGTAGAAAAGTACGGCCTAGAAATGTTGGCATTTGAATCCAATAGCTCACAAGAAGGCCAGTTTATGCAGTATGGACAAAAACCGCTATTTTTATCGGTTTCTGCCGCTGCCAACGTTATGCCGGGTTTTCATCTGGGGGCGGGTGTCCGTGTTACTTTGCACGCAAAAGCGAATATGGTGCTTGAGTCTGATTTAGCCGGTAATACTAATAGTGAAGAGCTAGAAGTAAATGCAGAGCCGGTTTTTATTCCATTAATCGGTGCGTATTTTGACGTAGATGAACTGTTGTGTGGTGATGCCAAAGATTGCTTATGGCAAGGCTTGGACTTGGCAATCTCTTATCGTGGCGAAAGTGATACGCAAACAAAAGTAAATGCGAATGCAACCATACCAGGCACGATTCCCGATCCAGGTTTGCCACTGGTCGTAAATACTCTGGATGCGTACCAGCCCATGATTATTTCAATTGGGGCTCGTTACCAATTAACCCCAAGTTGGCAACTTGCTACTACCATTGAATATCAAAACTGGGCCGAGCTTGAAAATAAACTTAAAGACGACACCATTAAAGATCAAGCCAGTCTGACATTTTCAGATGCCATTGTGCCTCGCTTTGGGGCTCGCTATGAGTATTCAAACAATACCCATTTATTAATGGGGTTAAGTTATGAAGAGTCTGTATTGGATGATGGTTTGTCACCTGATGTGAATGTATTTGATAACGACCGTTTTATCCTTGGGGCAGGTATTAGTCATGTTTATGGTGATACCAAATTCTTAGCGTTTCCTTTGCGAGTTGATGCCGCGTATCAATATCACCATTTAGTTGAGCGTGACTTTGTATTGTCTTCTGATGAAGTTGTCACTAGCCCTTATGAATCCGTCACCGCTTCGGGCAATGCTCATGTGGTGAGTTTATCTTTCTCAATGATGTTTTAA